From a region of the Paenibacillus sp. FSL R10-2734 genome:
- a CDS encoding methyl-accepting chemotaxis protein: MRNMKVKFKIGILLVFSVIMLNIVGGTGFLTMDKMAKKTTETYNENLLPVSYVGQMRTNNRAIEAFLLERLISADVSKNKELSESIKGKFQENNDLLNKLKTVHYDDSTILNKIKEYESSLTDYRAQRENIVQIADSKGSQEAYQVFKGEFSNSREKMINMLKEINDSLLKGAGEHNSESAATAKSMKTKSIILISFSWIICIVLSVAIIRLITKPLKELQGLMKRAENGDLTVIATYTAKDEIGQINSSFNNMLESLRKMMQGIAESAELLSASSQEMSASAEQTSLASQMIAESSGEIAAGFDEQTESINRTSQSIQAMTNDISAVESSSLEMSDLMGVASGSTDRGVIAVDNIIEQMKEIDSSVTQSQVIVSNLGQLSQEINTIITTINEIATQTNLLALNASIEAARAGEHGRGFAVVAGEIRGLAEATRNSSLKVTDIITHIQKQTDSAVESMALGSELVSNGVVQSQLVSQAFHEIQSSIKEATQQTEEIREAVAHVSLESQGVAAAMEQVNAISNKGAVGVQDTSAASQQQLSAMEEMSASAQYLAVLAEDLQKTLARFSL; this comes from the coding sequence ATGAGGAATATGAAAGTAAAATTCAAAATTGGGATTCTTTTGGTATTTTCTGTAATCATGTTGAACATCGTGGGGGGGACCGGCTTTCTCACCATGGACAAAATGGCCAAAAAAACAACAGAGACGTATAATGAAAACTTGTTGCCTGTTTCTTACGTGGGGCAAATGCGTACTAACAATCGGGCCATCGAAGCTTTTCTCTTGGAGCGCTTGATTAGTGCTGATGTAAGCAAGAACAAAGAACTGTCAGAGAGCATTAAAGGGAAATTTCAGGAAAATAATGATCTTTTGAACAAGCTGAAGACCGTCCACTACGATGATAGTACGATTTTGAATAAAATAAAGGAATATGAGTCCTCCTTAACAGACTATCGTGCACAAAGAGAAAATATTGTTCAGATTGCAGATAGCAAAGGTAGTCAAGAGGCCTATCAAGTATTCAAAGGTGAGTTTAGTAATTCTCGAGAGAAAATGATTAATATGCTTAAAGAAATAAACGATTCGCTGCTAAAGGGAGCTGGAGAACATAATTCAGAGTCCGCCGCTACCGCTAAGAGCATGAAGACTAAAAGTATAATATTGATATCGTTCTCTTGGATTATTTGTATCGTGCTTAGTGTTGCAATCATTCGACTGATTACGAAACCTCTTAAGGAACTGCAAGGCTTAATGAAGCGGGCGGAAAATGGAGATTTAACCGTCATAGCAACATATACCGCCAAGGATGAGATTGGCCAAATTAATAGCTCGTTTAACAATATGCTAGAGAGCTTACGGAAGATGATGCAAGGCATTGCGGAGAGTGCAGAACTGTTATCGGCCTCATCGCAAGAGATGAGCGCTAGTGCTGAGCAGACCTCGCTGGCTTCGCAAATGATCGCCGAATCTTCAGGAGAGATTGCAGCTGGTTTTGATGAACAGACGGAAAGCATTAATCGCACCTCTCAGTCTATACAAGCTATGACCAATGATATTTCGGCCGTAGAGAGTAGCAGTTTGGAAATGTCCGACCTTATGGGAGTTGCTTCTGGTTCAACGGATCGAGGGGTAATCGCCGTAGATAACATCATTGAACAGATGAAGGAAATCGACTCCAGCGTAACCCAGAGTCAAGTGATTGTTAGTAACCTTGGACAACTGTCGCAGGAGATTAATACGATTATTACAACGATTAATGAAATTGCAACACAGACGAACTTACTGGCGCTTAATGCTTCTATCGAAGCAGCGAGAGCTGGAGAACATGGACGTGGCTTTGCTGTGGTTGCTGGAGAAATACGAGGTCTTGCAGAAGCAACGCGAAACAGTTCACTGAAAGTAACAGATATAATTACGCATATTCAAAAGCAAACGGACAGCGCGGTAGAATCAATGGCTTTAGGTTCTGAGCTAGTCTCTAATGGCGTAGTTCAAAGTCAGCTCGTATCACAAGCGTTTCATGAGATTCAAAGTTCTATTAAAGAGGCTACCCAGCAGACGGAAGAGATCAGAGAGGCGGTTGCACATGTCTCTTTAGAGTCACAAGGTGTAGCGGCAGCAATGGAACAGGTCAATGCTATATCCAATAAAGGGGCAGTGGGTGTTCAGGACACCAGCGCAGCTAGTCAGCAGCAGCTGTCTGCTATGGAGGAAATGTCCGCCTCAGCTCAATATTTAGCAGTGCTGGCGGAAGATCTGCAGAAGACTTTAGCAAGGTTCAGCTTATAG
- a CDS encoding glycosyltransferase — MNVFSGSKIAQQMYTRERRGVFRSTEGFDTVAKSDSLDNNFIKKTLHPFCLYDAPAELTTRGEKDESVFPVALHLFHAENGDTVIGQSRYQATDFTGQRSAFFAHNFVVPASRSEEIVQSYGDFLHADFAKSYEGELGGTLPELSAIPVVRNDRRPDPIAGLRLLGINEGIFKALLQAVMVSVAGKKKIYIALNVPITELSARAVELTEILYSVLPYEFRRRLGVITYANEPQSRKYIHLSFVEKGSLRPGDRSIEKDFTFDLVSGRMGNVDFGETRQPYVDLVWKLLLLNPGDLDDFVSFADQMLRGESPEHKLSLAFYNELAVFYEIEQGNEHLYTENKSAVLSGLLSYLKAEGAIHSRVRLNDIFLERFDREFDLIRQRNVPEPAIMECFKEYFVLKDHNYKVRIVDYFINGMLHSVEAGRKDVLSAAYGIIESNDELSATFFQRVMSESYFRKQLLEPYMESRLVAASKAVDILNFVLHWGRFLPAALEQPFAQDAARDYLLEKLQLETDPVAAVAGIHGIVDKAEKDRRRGTGISSKVLSLLLELAASADRFLLNRLSLTEMTQEDLLEVVFLRYGNVVDWQPPLDRISKQKENALRAAYRWFGEEKPNEEIFAGLSPKELDDVQLLGRRLLKEARVLEPFERLPLAFYYTSQREGGPLDYDALLELVKHKAGSDKDAIYRFFAWSQGNSLFTISNKKLHPGYRRAILKYFQSSDREAFKSREFRKNYVATARPALQNVYNEARSQLASPLARWISRSRFRLLISGSITGILVIIAIIVFSMLRPEDPKTALPGTTPEPTPIQSPGSELPPASVYLKDQSVEGDKGSSVLVFTFANADDCVQFNPAEISLMTSSNVVDKSFKVAASNGTCPVPSTDESDEGELSGDSATGTTDGTVEDADATNAVDASPSPTPSADAEDNTVVPSATAVTEGVNPSYQVEVTLEPGATIVEKSMIKAGRFTLIVDPAPNGTPDVGSSAEPSATASPEGTAE; from the coding sequence GTGAATGTTTTCTCAGGGTCTAAGATCGCCCAACAGATGTACACCCGTGAACGCCGCGGAGTGTTTCGATCCACAGAAGGCTTTGATACGGTAGCGAAGTCGGACAGTCTGGACAATAATTTTATCAAAAAAACACTTCATCCCTTCTGCCTCTATGATGCTCCAGCAGAGCTGACCACGCGTGGGGAGAAGGATGAGTCTGTATTTCCAGTAGCGCTGCACCTGTTCCATGCCGAGAATGGCGACACGGTCATTGGACAGAGTCGTTATCAAGCGACGGATTTCACGGGCCAGCGCAGCGCGTTTTTTGCACATAACTTTGTAGTTCCTGCTTCACGTTCAGAGGAGATTGTACAGAGCTATGGGGACTTTCTGCATGCTGACTTCGCAAAAAGTTATGAAGGAGAGCTGGGCGGAACCTTACCGGAGCTGTCTGCTATTCCAGTTGTACGAAATGATCGTCGCCCTGATCCTATAGCGGGATTACGCTTGTTAGGGATTAATGAAGGGATATTTAAGGCATTGCTGCAAGCAGTGATGGTCTCTGTAGCAGGTAAGAAAAAAATCTATATCGCTCTAAATGTACCCATCACGGAGTTGTCCGCGCGGGCGGTGGAGCTTACTGAGATTCTGTACAGCGTGCTACCCTATGAATTCCGCCGTAGATTAGGCGTAATTACGTATGCCAATGAACCGCAAAGCCGTAAATATATACATCTTAGCTTTGTGGAAAAAGGTTCGCTCCGTCCCGGTGATCGCAGCATCGAAAAGGATTTCACATTCGATTTGGTCTCAGGGCGGATGGGGAATGTGGATTTTGGCGAGACCCGCCAGCCGTATGTTGATCTGGTATGGAAGCTGTTACTTCTGAATCCAGGAGATCTCGACGATTTCGTGAGTTTTGCCGATCAGATGCTGCGTGGGGAAAGCCCTGAGCATAAATTATCGCTCGCTTTCTATAATGAGTTAGCCGTATTTTATGAGATTGAGCAAGGGAATGAGCATTTATATACGGAGAATAAGAGCGCGGTGCTGAGTGGATTGCTCTCTTACCTTAAAGCTGAGGGGGCTATTCATTCCAGAGTCCGACTGAACGATATCTTCTTGGAGCGGTTCGATCGAGAATTTGATCTAATTCGGCAAAGGAATGTTCCAGAGCCTGCGATTATGGAGTGCTTTAAGGAATATTTTGTGCTCAAGGATCATAATTACAAAGTCAGAATCGTGGATTATTTCATTAATGGAATGCTTCATAGCGTGGAAGCGGGCCGAAAAGATGTACTCAGTGCAGCTTACGGTATCATCGAGAGTAATGATGAGCTAAGTGCTACCTTTTTTCAAAGGGTGATGTCTGAATCTTATTTCCGTAAGCAGCTATTAGAGCCTTATATGGAGTCAAGACTAGTTGCTGCATCTAAAGCTGTGGACATTCTGAACTTTGTACTTCATTGGGGTCGGTTTCTGCCGGCTGCGTTAGAGCAGCCTTTTGCTCAGGATGCAGCAAGGGATTATTTGCTGGAGAAGCTGCAACTGGAGACTGATCCGGTTGCTGCGGTGGCGGGAATTCATGGCATTGTAGATAAAGCGGAAAAAGATCGACGTAGAGGTACAGGTATTTCTTCTAAAGTACTCTCGCTCTTGCTAGAGCTTGCAGCATCTGCTGACAGATTCTTGCTGAACCGACTATCACTTACTGAAATGACGCAAGAGGACTTACTTGAGGTTGTTTTCTTACGTTATGGCAATGTTGTGGATTGGCAACCGCCATTAGATAGAATTAGCAAGCAGAAAGAAAATGCACTCCGCGCTGCTTATCGCTGGTTTGGTGAAGAGAAGCCGAATGAAGAAATTTTTGCAGGCTTGTCTCCGAAGGAGCTGGACGATGTACAGCTGCTCGGTCGTCGTTTACTAAAGGAAGCTCGAGTGCTGGAGCCATTTGAACGTCTTCCACTGGCCTTCTACTACACCAGTCAGCGCGAAGGTGGTCCATTGGATTATGACGCGCTGTTGGAGTTAGTTAAGCATAAAGCTGGTAGCGATAAGGATGCTATTTATCGATTCTTTGCGTGGTCTCAAGGAAATTCATTATTTACGATTTCGAATAAAAAGCTTCATCCGGGTTATCGTCGGGCGATTCTAAAGTATTTCCAGAGCAGTGACCGCGAGGCATTCAAGAGTCGCGAGTTCCGTAAAAACTACGTCGCTACAGCTCGTCCTGCTCTACAAAATGTGTACAATGAAGCTCGCTCCCAGCTCGCTTCCCCGCTGGCGCGCTGGATCAGCCGCAGCCGATTTCGACTCTTGATCTCTGGTTCCATCACTGGCATTCTGGTAATTATCGCAATTATCGTATTTAGTATGCTGCGTCCGGAAGATCCGAAGACGGCCTTGCCTGGGACAACCCCTGAGCCGACACCTATACAGAGTCCAGGCAGTGAACTTCCTCCGGCTTCAGTATATTTGAAGGATCAGAGCGTCGAAGGAGATAAAGGGAGCAGCGTATTGGTGTTCACCTTTGCCAACGCGGATGATTGTGTCCAATTTAATCCGGCGGAGATTAGTCTAATGACTTCATCCAATGTGGTGGATAAGAGCTTTAAGGTTGCTGCTAGCAATGGAACTTGTCCAGTTCCGTCAACAGATGAGTCGGATGAGGGAGAATTGTCCGGTGATTCGGCCACAGGCACTACTGATGGAACGGTAGAAGATGCAGATGCTACTAACGCAGTCGATGCATCTCCGTCTCCAACGCCTTCAGCTGATGCTGAGGACAATACAGTTGTGCCTTCAGCGACAGCTGTTACAGAAGGGGTAAACCCATCCTATCAGGTGGAGGTTACCTTGGAGCCGGGAGCGACAATCGTAGAGAAAAGCATGATCAAGGCAGGTAGATTTACTTTGATCGTAGATCCCGCTCCAAACGGTACGCCAGATGTTGGTTCAAGTGCTGAACCTTCGGCAACGGCAAGTCCGGAAGGAACAGCTGAATAA
- a CDS encoding DUF4430 domain-containing protein: protein MKKIFSSKFFVLGLAIFMVISILGTSLAPAGTIFAESGASTGLEASNDSAANAERINVADATYTAAEFILKGGVQSDWQAIGLAQAGYKLPASYLLALENKVKAAEGNFANVTETARIVLAVRAIGADPTNFAGSETTPGYNLIEKIYNHDKISGQTLNNPVYALLALDSGKYNIPYNAKWTVDKLVAEILSKQNQDGGFALTTGASEPDMTAIALTALAAHKNSPEAYTAGLQAVAWLSNAQDAHGGYGDSAESTAQAILGLTSFGVDPSGLEYTKNKVSLIADLLSYRLADGSFAHSRGGSSNVLSTEQGLQALVAYNLLHKGSNSKLYDFSKSSVQNSLIYAPVTIEGPNSTLAQGYGYAGNALEALEKLALQKNLPITNPSGAYVTGIGNVLGGSYGGYDGWMYVVSRDGQWVNPDVGMSDFALKDSDQVLVYYAGDDTKLVDSVTVSKSSPKEGDSFTVVVTSKTWKWDAATNTSSPVTTKAAGVQVQIGNRIVTTNAKGEALFSGNVPAGDYKLTITGYREGKAPSVAKYTQDLKVIPKNVTASLTVEGPQGMIGEGTIKASNALEALQQLGLSNAFKVDITKSSYGTFVSGIDGITQGLYDGWWSFVVWRSGEWIYPSVGMDAFELQESDRVLVYYAGETTQVVDSAIVSSSQPKPGEAFTVTVSQKKWVWNNATFTSDPVTSPAAGVEVSIGDKKVITNAKGVATFDEGLPANTYTIIVTGYGKANVPSVARYTQSLNVGSADITPAKANATISVIGDSKKGTILNSTTVALKEGETAFSLLISQLGDKVVSSGIAGSKYVKSIDGLAEFDGGQSSGWKFKTNRDADPSISADSYILQNGDTLYWYYSSGE, encoded by the coding sequence ATGAAGAAGATATTCTCCTCCAAGTTTTTTGTACTTGGACTGGCCATATTCATGGTCATTTCGATTTTAGGAACATCTCTTGCTCCGGCAGGAACAATCTTTGCAGAGTCCGGTGCTAGCACCGGACTGGAAGCCTCTAATGATTCAGCTGCTAATGCTGAGCGGATTAATGTCGCGGATGCGACTTATACGGCTGCAGAATTTATTTTAAAGGGTGGCGTGCAGTCGGATTGGCAAGCGATAGGTCTAGCGCAAGCGGGATATAAACTGCCAGCAAGCTACCTACTAGCTCTTGAGAATAAGGTGAAAGCTGCAGAGGGGAATTTCGCGAATGTAACAGAAACTGCGAGAATCGTACTTGCAGTAAGAGCGATAGGTGCCGATCCTACTAATTTTGCTGGAAGCGAAACAACTCCTGGCTATAACTTAATAGAGAAGATCTATAATCATGACAAAATCAGTGGACAGACACTTAATAATCCAGTATATGCTTTACTTGCGCTGGACTCAGGTAAATATAACATTCCATATAACGCGAAATGGACAGTGGATAAGCTCGTTGCTGAGATTCTCTCCAAGCAAAATCAAGATGGTGGTTTTGCCTTAACTACAGGTGCTAGTGAGCCTGATATGACAGCTATAGCTTTGACCGCTCTAGCGGCGCATAAGAATAGCCCAGAGGCCTATACAGCAGGACTACAAGCCGTGGCTTGGTTATCCAATGCTCAGGATGCCCATGGCGGTTACGGAGATAGTGCTGAAAGTACAGCCCAGGCTATCCTAGGTCTCACATCCTTCGGTGTAGATCCTAGTGGATTAGAATATACCAAGAATAAAGTGAGTCTAATCGCTGACCTACTAAGCTACCGTCTCGCTGACGGAAGCTTCGCTCATAGCCGTGGTGGAAGCAGCAATGTTCTATCCACAGAGCAGGGGCTTCAGGCGCTTGTTGCTTACAATCTGCTCCATAAAGGTAGTAATAGCAAGCTATATGATTTTTCTAAGTCATCCGTTCAGAATTCATTAATCTACGCTCCTGTTACTATAGAAGGTCCTAATAGTACATTAGCACAGGGATATGGATATGCTGGAAACGCACTTGAAGCACTGGAGAAGCTGGCTCTTCAAAAGAACTTGCCGATCACAAATCCATCCGGTGCTTATGTCACAGGAATTGGAAACGTTCTGGGTGGAAGCTATGGCGGTTATGATGGATGGATGTATGTCGTATCCCGTGATGGTCAATGGGTCAATCCAGATGTTGGAATGAGCGATTTTGCGCTTAAAGATTCAGATCAGGTACTGGTTTACTATGCTGGAGACGATACTAAGCTTGTTGATTCGGTAACTGTTTCTAAATCAAGCCCTAAAGAGGGTGATTCTTTTACCGTAGTGGTGACTAGTAAGACATGGAAATGGGATGCTGCAACGAATACGTCCTCCCCTGTAACTACTAAAGCGGCTGGCGTTCAGGTCCAAATTGGAAATCGCATCGTAACGACGAATGCTAAAGGCGAGGCGTTGTTCTCAGGGAATGTGCCCGCAGGTGATTACAAGCTGACTATAACAGGCTATCGTGAAGGAAAAGCACCATCGGTAGCTAAATATACGCAAGATCTAAAGGTGATTCCGAAGAATGTAACGGCTTCACTTACCGTTGAAGGTCCGCAAGGAATGATCGGTGAGGGGACGATAAAGGCTTCCAATGCTCTTGAAGCTTTGCAGCAATTAGGGTTGTCTAATGCTTTTAAAGTGGATATCACGAAATCCTCTTACGGAACTTTTGTATCGGGCATCGATGGAATTACACAAGGACTTTACGACGGCTGGTGGAGCTTCGTGGTATGGCGCAGTGGGGAGTGGATCTACCCAAGCGTGGGTATGGACGCTTTTGAATTACAGGAATCTGACCGGGTTCTTGTATATTATGCCGGAGAAACCACACAGGTTGTTGATAGTGCAATTGTCTCCTCATCACAGCCAAAGCCGGGTGAAGCATTTACAGTAACCGTCTCTCAAAAGAAATGGGTATGGAATAACGCTACCTTTACTTCCGATCCAGTGACTTCTCCGGCCGCTGGAGTGGAGGTGTCGATCGGCGATAAGAAGGTAATCACAAATGCTAAGGGTGTAGCTACTTTTGACGAAGGGCTCCCAGCGAATACGTATACGATTATTGTTACCGGGTATGGTAAAGCTAACGTTCCTAGTGTAGCGCGTTATACGCAGTCACTAAACGTTGGTTCAGCTGATATTACTCCCGCTAAAGCTAATGCTACCATTTCAGTCATTGGGGATAGCAAGAAGGGAACGATTCTGAACAGTACAACAGTAGCTCTAAAAGAAGGCGAAACGGCCTTTAGCTTACTGATCAGTCAATTGGGCGATAAAGTAGTATCATCCGGCATCGCTGGTAGTAAATACGTGAAATCTATAGATGGTTTGGCCGAATTTGATGGTGGTCAAAGCAGTGGATGGAAGTTTAAGACGAATAGAGATGCTGACCCAAGTATAAGTGCAGACAGCTACATTTTACAGAACGGTGATACGTTATATTGGTACTATTCATCGGGTGAATAA
- the qoxD gene encoding cytochrome aa3 quinol oxidase subunit IV: protein MKQLFPIRHVMGFLASLVLSVAALAVIYLDLSNTANMAILLVTALIQASLQLFLFMHIGESADTKKELYINIAYALFVGLVTIFGTLFIFVWGWYA from the coding sequence ATGAAGCAATTATTTCCAATTCGCCATGTGATGGGTTTCTTAGCCTCTCTTGTCCTTTCTGTGGCTGCACTTGCTGTAATCTATCTTGATCTATCTAATACTGCTAACATGGCTATCCTGCTAGTTACAGCCCTCATTCAGGCTTCCCTGCAGCTCTTCCTGTTCATGCATATTGGAGAATCAGCAGATACCAAGAAAGAACTTTACATCAATATCGCCTATGCCTTATTCGTTGGCTTAGTTACGATCTTTGGTACGCTCTTCATCTTCGTATGGGGCTGGTACGCTTAA